One part of the Phragmites australis chromosome 3, lpPhrAust1.1, whole genome shotgun sequence genome encodes these proteins:
- the LOC133911438 gene encoding tobamovirus multiplication protein 3-like produces MAASSPAAAPSLDGVPDWWHDVNDSPLWQDRTFHALAALYGVVALVALVQLIRIECRVPEYGWTTQKVFHFLNFIVNGVRSTMFVLRRNVQLLHPEIFQHVLIDLPGLAFFTTYALLVLFWAEIYYQARAMSTDGLRPTFYTVNGVAYTIQIVLWLFMWWKPVRAVVILSKMFFAATSLFAAFGFLLYGGRLFLMLQRFPVESKGRRKKLNEVGYVTTICFACFLIRCVMMCFSALDKEADLDVLNHPILNFFYYLLVEIVPSALVLFILRKLPPKRDITQYHPIH; encoded by the exons ATGGCGGCCtcgtctccggcggcggcgccgtcgcTAGACGGCGTCCCGGACTGGTGGCACGACGTGAACGACTCGCCTCTGTGGCAAGACCGCACCTTCCACGCCCTCGCCGCGCTATACGGCGTCGTTGCCCTCGTAGCCCTA GTCCAACTGATCAGAATCGAATGTAGGGTACCTGAGTATGGGTGGACAACGCAGAAGGTGTTCCATTTCCTAAACTTCATTGTTAATGGCG TGAGGTCAACCATGTTTGTGCTGCGGCGAAATGTGCAACTTCTACACCCCGAG ATATTTCAACATGTGCTTATTGATTTGCCTGGCCTCGCATTCTTCACCACCTATGCTCTGTTGGTGCTCTTCTGGGCTGAGATTTACTATCAG GCACGTGCAATGTCAACCGATGGGCTCCGACCAACTTTCTATACGGTCAATGGAGTGGCCTACACCATTCAG ATAGTACTGTGGCTGTTCATGTGGTGGAAACCAGTTCGAGCTGTTGTCATTTTGTCAAAGATGTTCTTTGCAG CTACATCCTTATTCGCTGCTTTTGGTTTTCTTCTCTATGGAGGGAG GCTATTTCTGATGTTGCAGCGTTTCCCTGTTGAGTCAAAAGGGCGGCGGAAAAAGTTGAATGAG GTTGGCTATGTGACTACCATATGCTTTGCTTGCTTCTTGATCAGATGTGTAATG ATGTGCTTTAGTGCATTAGATAAAGAAGCTGATCTCGATGTTCTGAACCATCCAATCCTGAACTTCTTTTACTACTTG CTAGTTGAGATTGTACCATCAGCTTTGGTGCTGTTCATCTTAAGGAAGCTACCGCCAAAGCGTGATATCACACAGTACCATCCTATCCATTAG
- the LOC133911439 gene encoding heavy metal-associated isoprenylated plant protein 30-like, giving the protein MSVSSALSSFLYSCFYPTGGHRHGHRAGAYYYSSHPTSTNTFYYHEGGLAGRRMGRSRPLSLQTVELKVRMCCSGCERVVKHALTKLRGVDSVEVDVEMEKVTVTGYVDQHRVLKEVRRAGKKAEFWPNPGLPLHFTSAKDYFHDEESYRRTYNYYRHGYNGDKHGHLPEPHRGADHVSNMFNDDDVNACSIM; this is encoded by the exons ATGTCGGTGTCCTCTGCTCTGTCGTCCTTCCTGTACTCCTGCTTCTACCCCACTGGCGGCCACCGCCACGGCCACCGCGCCGGCGCGTACTACTACAGCAGCCACCCCACGAGCACCAACACCTTTTACTACCACGAGGGGGGCCTCGCTGGACGCAGGATGGGCCGGAGCAGGCCACTGTCGTTGCAG ACGGTGGAGCTGAAGGTTCGGATGTGCTGCTCGGGGTGCGAGCGGGTGGTGAAGCACGCGCTGACCAAGCTGCGGGGCGTGGACTCGGTGGAGGTGGacgtggagatggagaaggtgaCGGTGACGGGGTATGTGGACCAGCACCGGGTGCTGAAGGAGGTGCGCCGCGCGGGGAAGAAGGCGGAGTTCTGGCCCAACCCGGGCCTGCCGCTGCACTTCACGTCGGCCAAGGACTACTTCCACGACGAGGAGTCCTACCGCCGCACCTACAACTACTACCGCCACGGCTACAACGGCGACAAGCACGGCCACCTCCCGGAGCCCCACCGCGGCGCCGACCACGTCAGCAACATGTTCAACGACGACGACGTCAACGCCTGCTCCATCATGTAG